A region of the Mangifera indica cultivar Alphonso chromosome 10, CATAS_Mindica_2.1, whole genome shotgun sequence genome:
ATAAAGAATACTGAAGATACAAGCAAATCATGGAACCAAAAAATTTTGGGTaaaatctttaatattatttatttcatataaaaacaaatagatTATCGAAACCTTGGACGTAACGGATGaagcaaaaatttattattcaagcTCTCTCAAATAGTATCACAATATAGATTTAAAGCCGAAATTTAAGTtccacaatcatataatataaatccatatacaattaatcaaaatcttaatgtaaattaacacaaaaagtaaacttataacaatataaacaattataaaatttatgtagtTTTCACCTTAATTTTATATGATGAACTCTGATATAAGAGAGCTATTGACACAAGGCGAATCCTTCCATTCTTCATAATGTGACTTCAAAATTTCTCTGGCTTTATTCTTCAGATAAACTGCAGAATCAGCTAGAAGAACTTTACAAAGCTTCATCACAGCTCCAACTTTCAACATTTCTTGAAGAACCGAATTGTTCCCACCTGAGAATTTAGTTATCAATGACAAAATCAAAATGCCTCGATCGTCGCTCGCCGGAGAAACCCTCAAGATCCTCTTCGTCACCACCGCAACGCCGCCTTTGTGATTGAGAAACTGTTCTCGTCCATCGGCACAGCAGCATAAATGATACAATATGCCTAAAACAAGCTCAGTGATTCGTCTTTCAGGAGCGGATAACTCAAGCTCAATGAGCTCAAAAACGGCGCCGGATTGCACCATCAAGACCCTATTTCTTCCCCACGGACAAGCGTCTAATAACACATGTAAAGCGGCATTGATTCCTTGTTTATTTATCCCAACTCGAAGAACCGAAATAATCTTCTGAAACAACCCCGGTTTTAGCCTCTCTAAAATAGTGGAACTAGCAGTTGAAACGATGCTTTTCAATACGATCATTGCATGAGATTTGACTGCAAAATCATTCTCCATTTCTTGCCCTA
Encoded here:
- the LOC123228321 gene encoding E3 ubiquitin-protein ligase PUB24-like; its protein translation is MEDIEVPEYFTCPISLQIMKDPVTAITGITYDRESIEHWLFKGKNSTCPVTQQPLPPDSDLTPNHTLRRLIQAWCIENAAFGVDRVPTPKTPLNKFHIIKLIKDLWRPQLDQIQTLRKLEVLAAENERNRKYMTEVGLPKAILEFLVTCFERKSLAGLEEALSILHFFGVPSGETKLVQVEIEKIIEALTWVLGQEMENDFAVKSHAMIVLKSIVSTASSTILERLKPGLFQKIISVLRVGINKQGINAALHVLLDACPWGRNRVLMVQSGAVFELIELELSAPERRITELVLGILYHLCCCADGREQFLNHKGGVAVVTKRILRVSPASDDRGILILSLITKFSGGNNSVLQEMLKVGAVMKLCKVLLADSAVYLKNKAREILKSHYEEWKDSPCVNSSLISEFII